One Pantoea eucalypti genomic region harbors:
- the emrA gene encoding multidrug efflux MFS transporter periplasmic adaptor subunit EmrA yields MSATAEAQSPQPSASKKKKRKSVLIVLALIFVLIGIAWGVYWFLVLRHFQETDDAYVAGNQVQVMAQVSGSVNKVWFEDTDFVKKGDVLVSLDKTDAEQAFEKAQTALATSVRQTHQLMINGKQYQASITLQQTALAQAQADLKRREPLGVANLIGREELQHARDAVATAKAQLDVAIQQYNANQAMILNTSLENQPAVQQSAAELRDAWLALQRTEIRSPMDGFVSRRSVQVGSQISTSTPLLAVVPATNLWVDANFKETQLAGVRIGQPATVVADIYGDDVVYHGKVAGLDMGTGSAFSLLPAQNATGNWIKVVQRLPVRIELNQEDIARHPLRIGLSTLVKIDTTSNEGSVLATSVRQQAAYSSNALAIDLAPVNQLITDIVRANAG; encoded by the coding sequence ATGAGTGCAACGGCAGAAGCACAAAGTCCGCAACCGTCAGCCAGTAAAAAGAAGAAGCGCAAAAGTGTGCTCATTGTGCTGGCGCTGATCTTTGTGCTGATTGGTATTGCCTGGGGGGTTTACTGGTTCCTGGTCCTGCGCCATTTTCAGGAGACCGATGACGCCTACGTTGCAGGTAATCAGGTGCAGGTGATGGCACAGGTTTCCGGTAGCGTTAACAAAGTCTGGTTTGAAGATACCGATTTCGTTAAAAAGGGCGATGTGCTGGTTTCACTCGATAAGACGGATGCTGAACAGGCGTTTGAAAAAGCGCAGACAGCACTGGCCACCAGCGTGCGTCAGACGCATCAGCTGATGATCAATGGCAAACAGTACCAGGCCAGCATTACGTTGCAGCAAACTGCGCTGGCGCAGGCACAGGCCGACCTGAAACGTCGTGAGCCATTGGGTGTAGCTAACCTGATTGGCCGTGAAGAGTTGCAGCACGCCCGGGACGCTGTCGCGACGGCTAAAGCGCAGCTGGATGTCGCGATTCAGCAATATAATGCTAATCAGGCGATGATCCTTAATACCTCGCTGGAGAATCAGCCAGCTGTGCAACAGAGCGCAGCTGAGTTGCGTGATGCCTGGCTGGCACTGCAGCGCACCGAGATCCGCAGCCCGATGGATGGTTTTGTTTCACGTCGCAGCGTGCAGGTCGGTTCACAAATCTCCACCAGCACCCCGCTGCTGGCTGTCGTGCCTGCAACGAATCTGTGGGTCGATGCCAATTTCAAAGAGACCCAGCTGGCTGGCGTACGCATTGGTCAGCCTGCCACCGTGGTTGCCGACATTTACGGTGACGACGTCGTTTATCATGGCAAAGTCGCAGGACTGGATATGGGCACCGGCAGCGCCTTCTCTCTGCTGCCTGCACAGAATGCTACCGGTAACTGGATCAAAGTGGTTCAGCGCCTGCCGGTTCGTATCGAACTGAATCAGGAAGATATCGCCAGACATCCACTGCGCATCGGCCTCTCCACGCTGGTCAAAATCGATACCACCAGCAACGAAGGCAGTGTGCTGGCTACCAGCGTCCGCCAGCAGGCCGCTTACAGCAGCAATGCCCTGGCGATTGACCTTGCGCCGGTCAATCAGCTGATCACCGATATTGTCCGCGCCAACGCCGGATGA
- the mprA gene encoding transcriptional repressor MprA, producing the protein MESSFTPIEQMLNIRANRHKDFPLQEIILTRLCMHMQGKLLDNRNKMLKAQGINETLFMALITLDAQENHSIQPSELSSALGSSRTNATRIADELEKRGWIERRESDHDRRCLHLHLTDKGMEFLRQLLPPQHQSLQYLWSSLSVDEKSQLEGITRKLLNRLDKMDEDQLIASLSR; encoded by the coding sequence ATGGAAAGTTCGTTTACTCCCATTGAGCAGATGCTAAACATCCGTGCCAATCGCCATAAGGATTTTCCGTTACAGGAAATTATTCTGACGCGTCTCTGTATGCATATGCAGGGTAAACTGCTGGACAACCGTAATAAGATGCTGAAAGCACAGGGGATTAATGAAACCCTGTTCATGGCGTTGATTACGCTGGATGCGCAGGAAAACCACAGCATTCAGCCTTCTGAACTCAGTTCAGCCCTTGGCTCTTCACGCACCAATGCGACGCGCATTGCCGATGAGCTGGAGAAGCGCGGCTGGATTGAGCGTCGCGAAAGCGATCACGACCGTCGCTGCCTGCACCTGCATCTGACCGATAAAGGCATGGAGTTCCTGCGTCAGTTGCTGCCCCCTCAGCATCAGAGCCTGCAGTATCTCTGGTCGTCGCTGTCAGTCGATGAGAAATCCCAGCTGGAAGGTATTACCCGTAAGCTGCTTAATCGTCTTGATAAAATGGATGAAGATCAGCTGATCGCCTCGCTGTCCCGCTAA
- a CDS encoding MFS transporter produces the protein MNATRQGLTPALVVLMSVATGLCVASNYYVQPLLNTIAQQFDLSVSLAGFIVTTAQLGYACGLLLLVPLGDRFDRRSLIVTMILLAAAGMVIIALSHSFPFLLLGTVMTGLFSVAAQILVPLAATLAEPERRGKIVGTVMSGLLLGILLARTVAGGLAQLGGWRTVYWTASLLIVVMALALWRALPRVKQSVPMSYPQLLASIFRLYAGNRVIRTRAWTGCLAFANFSLLWTSMAFLLSGAPYHFSEGEIGLLGLVGAAGALAARQAGSLADRGKAKLTTRLGLLLMLLSWAAIAWGAAQLVPLIIGILLLDLAVQAVHITNQSVIYAQMPEARNRLNAGYMTSYFTGGAAGSLLSATAYHLWGWHGVCGAGALLTLTNLLIWAKGSRFEPEIIN, from the coding sequence ATGAATGCGACTCGCCAGGGTCTGACGCCTGCTTTAGTGGTTCTGATGTCGGTAGCAACCGGCCTCTGCGTAGCCAGTAACTACTACGTTCAGCCACTGCTTAATACCATCGCTCAACAGTTTGATCTCTCTGTTAGCCTCGCCGGGTTTATTGTCACCACGGCGCAACTCGGCTATGCCTGCGGATTGCTGTTGCTGGTGCCGTTAGGCGATCGCTTTGACCGACGCAGCCTGATTGTAACGATGATCCTGCTGGCTGCGGCGGGCATGGTCATCATCGCCCTTTCGCACTCATTTCCCTTTTTACTGCTGGGCACAGTCATGACTGGCCTGTTTTCGGTCGCTGCGCAAATCCTGGTGCCGCTGGCTGCCACACTGGCCGAGCCGGAGCGGCGCGGCAAAATCGTTGGTACCGTCATGAGCGGTTTGCTGCTGGGGATTCTGCTGGCGCGCACCGTGGCAGGCGGTCTCGCACAGCTTGGCGGCTGGCGTACGGTCTACTGGACAGCCAGTTTGCTGATAGTCGTGATGGCGCTGGCGCTGTGGCGAGCGCTGCCACGTGTTAAGCAGTCCGTGCCAATGAGCTATCCACAACTGCTGGCCTCTATCTTTCGCCTGTATGCAGGTAATCGCGTGATCCGCACCCGCGCGTGGACCGGCTGTCTCGCGTTTGCCAATTTCAGCCTGCTGTGGACCTCAATGGCGTTTCTGCTTTCTGGCGCGCCTTATCACTTCTCAGAAGGTGAGATCGGCCTGCTGGGGCTGGTCGGTGCCGCAGGGGCGCTGGCTGCTCGTCAGGCGGGCTCACTGGCTGACAGGGGTAAAGCGAAGCTGACGACCCGACTTGGCCTGCTGCTCATGTTGCTCTCCTGGGCCGCTATTGCATGGGGCGCAGCGCAGCTGGTGCCGCTTATTATTGGCATTCTGCTGCTGGATCTGGCGGTGCAGGCTGTCCATATCACCAATCAAAGCGTGATCTATGCGCAGATGCCGGAGGCTCGTAACCGTCTGAATGCAGGTTACATGACCAGCTACTTTACAGGTGGTGCGGCGGGTTCGCTGCTCTCCGCCACCGCTTATCATCTGTGGGGCTGGCATGGCGTCTGTGGCGCTGGCGCCCTGCTTACGCTGACTAATCTGCTGATCTGGGCAAAGGGATCGCGCTTTGAGCCGGAAATAATCAACTGA
- the proX gene encoding glycine betaine/L-proline ABC transporter substrate-binding protein ProX, giving the protein MRNRASLLAAVVTTLAVSHVSAADLPGKGITVQPIQSTIAEETFQTLIVSRALEKLGYQVSKPSEVDYNVGYTSIAAGDSTFTAVNWQPLHDDMYKAAGGDQKLYRQGTYVTGAAQGYLIDKKTAEKYHITNIEQLKDPKIARLFDANGDGKADMTGCTPGWGCEAVINHQNSAFGLSDTVTANMGNYSAMVADTLARYKQGKPILYYTWTPYWLSDVLKPGRDVVWLQVPFSSLPGEQKDVDTKLPNGANYGFPVNTMHIVANKAWAAKNPAAARLFAVMKLPITDINAENSAMHAGQNSEEAINRHVDGWIKAHQAEFDKWISEAQAAAQ; this is encoded by the coding sequence ATGCGCAACAGAGCCTCTCTGCTCGCCGCCGTGGTAACCACGCTGGCCGTTTCACACGTCTCCGCTGCCGATCTGCCGGGCAAAGGTATTACGGTGCAACCTATACAGAGTACTATCGCTGAAGAGACTTTTCAGACCCTGATTGTCAGCCGCGCGCTGGAAAAACTCGGCTATCAGGTCAGCAAGCCGAGTGAAGTGGATTACAACGTTGGCTACACCTCTATCGCCGCTGGCGACTCCACCTTTACCGCGGTGAACTGGCAGCCGCTGCATGACGACATGTATAAAGCTGCCGGTGGCGATCAGAAGCTGTATCGACAGGGAACCTACGTTACCGGTGCCGCCCAGGGTTATCTGATTGATAAGAAGACCGCCGAGAAATATCACATAACCAATATCGAACAGCTGAAAGATCCTAAGATCGCCAGACTGTTTGACGCCAACGGCGATGGCAAGGCGGATATGACCGGCTGTACGCCAGGCTGGGGCTGTGAAGCGGTAATTAATCATCAGAACAGCGCCTTTGGTCTCAGTGATACCGTGACCGCCAATATGGGTAACTATTCGGCGATGGTGGCGGATACGCTGGCACGCTACAAACAGGGTAAGCCGATCCTTTATTATACCTGGACGCCCTACTGGCTGAGCGATGTGCTGAAGCCGGGCCGCGATGTAGTCTGGCTGCAGGTGCCGTTCTCGTCGCTGCCTGGCGAACAGAAGGATGTCGATACTAAGCTGCCAAACGGCGCGAACTACGGTTTCCCGGTTAATACCATGCACATCGTCGCCAACAAAGCCTGGGCGGCGAAAAATCCGGCGGCGGCCCGTCTGTTTGCGGTCATGAAGCTGCCTATTACCGATATCAATGCTGAAAACTCAGCGATGCATGCCGGACAAAACTCAGAAGAGGCGATTAACCGTCATGTTGATGGCTGGATTAAAGCGCATCAGGCTGAGTTCGATAAATGGATCAGCGAGGCTCAGGCCGCCGCGCAATAA
- the proW gene encoding glycine betaine/L-proline ABC transporter permease ProW: MSQDTTNPWDSGTAASTQAAPTSSGGADAWGTPDGSATTHAASSSDWLNSAPAPAPEHFSIMDPFHKTWIPLDHWVTTGIDWVVNHFRPLFQGIRVPVDYILSAFQQLLLGMPAPVAILVFALIAWQIATPAMGIATLVSLIAIGAIGAWSQAMVTLALVLTALMFCILIGLPLGIWLARSERAARIVRPLLDAMQTTPAFVYLVPIVMLFGIGNVPGVVVTIIFALPPIVRLTILGIKQVPADLIEASESFGASPRQLLFKVQLPLAMPTIMAGVNQTLMLALSMVVIASMIAVGGLGQMVLRGIGRLDMGLATVGGVGIVILAIILDRLTQSFGRDSRSRGNRHWYHTGPLGLIFSPSRKK, translated from the coding sequence ATGAGTCAGGACACCACCAATCCGTGGGATAGCGGCACCGCTGCCAGCACTCAGGCTGCGCCCACCAGCAGCGGCGGTGCCGATGCCTGGGGCACGCCCGATGGTAGCGCGACAACCCATGCAGCCAGTAGCAGTGACTGGCTCAACAGCGCCCCTGCACCCGCACCGGAACATTTCAGTATCATGGATCCGTTCCACAAAACCTGGATCCCGCTTGATCACTGGGTGACCACCGGTATCGACTGGGTGGTCAACCATTTCCGCCCGCTGTTTCAGGGTATCCGGGTGCCGGTTGACTATATCCTCAGCGCCTTTCAGCAGCTGTTGCTGGGAATGCCAGCGCCAGTGGCAATTCTGGTGTTTGCGCTGATTGCCTGGCAGATCGCAACCCCCGCCATGGGCATTGCCACGCTGGTATCGCTGATCGCCATAGGGGCCATTGGCGCCTGGTCGCAGGCGATGGTGACGCTGGCGCTGGTGCTTACCGCGCTGATGTTCTGCATTCTCATCGGCCTGCCGCTGGGGATCTGGCTGGCCCGTAGCGAACGGGCAGCGCGTATTGTACGACCTCTGCTGGATGCAATGCAGACCACACCCGCCTTTGTCTACCTGGTGCCGATTGTGATGCTGTTTGGTATCGGCAACGTGCCGGGCGTGGTGGTAACGATTATCTTCGCCCTGCCACCGATTGTGCGTCTGACTATTCTCGGCATTAAGCAGGTACCCGCCGATCTGATCGAAGCGAGCGAATCCTTTGGTGCCAGTCCGAGACAGCTGCTATTCAAAGTGCAGTTGCCGCTGGCGATGCCCACCATTATGGCGGGCGTCAATCAGACCCTGATGCTGGCGCTGTCAATGGTGGTGATCGCCTCGATGATCGCCGTCGGCGGACTCGGTCAGATGGTCCTGCGCGGTATTGGCCGTCTTGATATGGGGCTGGCTACGGTGGGTGGCGTGGGAATTGTGATTCTTGCCATTATCCTTGATCGCCTGACCCAATCGTTTGGTCGCGATAGCCGCAGCCGCGGTAATCGTCACTGGTATCACACCGGTCCGCTGGGCCTGATCTTCTCTCCTTCGCGTAAAAAATAA